A single genomic interval of Polaribacter vadi harbors:
- the nirB gene encoding nitrite reductase large subunit NirB — MNKIIVVGNGMVGYKFCEKFVAASGNENFKITVFGEEPRPAYDRVHLSEFFENQDAKALEMAPAEWYSENGIDLIVDERVSEIHRVSKTITTAKNRELSYDYLVLATGSSAFVPPIKGVEKEGVFVYRTIEDLEGMLGYAAKLKAENPNAKAAVLGGGLLGLEAGKAVMDMGLEPHIVEFAPKLMPRQLDARSSQVLQLKLESLGLNIHLSKATNQILGNGSIVGMEFGEDDVLNVDMLVISAGIRPRDELGKTSGLEMGARGGIIVNNKMQTSDENIFAIGEVALYNKMIYGLVAPGYDMAGVAVNQIIGEKENVMPEDIDMSTKLKLIGVDVASFGEPFMPASKGHSIIFENKTQHLYKRINVSHDGKRLLGGILVGDASDYNMLHQVYLNGMKIPEDPSQLILPASEGGSSFGSVLDLPDTAQVCSCESISKGDICCSITEEDCNNLGDVIAKTKATTGCGGCKPMVADLVNETLKSLGKEVKETICEHFDYNRQELYDLVKVSKVATYEETLNTFGKGHGCEICKPLVASIFATVTMETANRQPTIQDTNDRFLANIQRNGTYSVVPRVAGGEITPDQLIVIGEVAKKYDLYTKITGGQRIDLFGALIHELPLIWKELIAAGFESGHAYGKSLRTVKSCVGSTWCRYGMHESVTFAIEIENRYRGLRSPHKLKGGVSGCIRECAEARGKDFGLIAVDGGWNLYVCGNGGATPKHAVLLAEQLNDETVVKYLDRFLMFYIRTAGPLVRTAPWLDKLDGGIEYLKQVVIEDSLGIAKDLDIEMQGLVNKYECEWKQAVENEEVMKRFKHFVNSDDTDDNIKFVPMRGQKMPKAWV; from the coding sequence ATGAATAAAATTATTGTAGTTGGTAATGGAATGGTTGGTTATAAATTTTGTGAAAAATTTGTGGCAGCTTCAGGAAATGAGAATTTTAAAATTACCGTTTTTGGTGAAGAACCAAGACCAGCATATGATAGAGTTCACTTAAGTGAATTTTTTGAAAATCAAGATGCAAAAGCTTTAGAAATGGCTCCAGCAGAATGGTATTCAGAAAATGGAATTGACTTAATTGTAGATGAAAGAGTTTCTGAAATTCACAGAGTATCTAAAACAATAACTACTGCAAAAAATAGAGAGCTGTCTTATGATTATTTAGTGTTAGCTACAGGATCTTCTGCTTTTGTTCCACCTATAAAAGGAGTTGAAAAAGAAGGCGTTTTTGTGTATAGAACTATTGAAGATTTAGAAGGAATGTTAGGATATGCTGCAAAATTAAAGGCAGAAAATCCGAACGCAAAAGCAGCAGTTTTAGGTGGAGGTCTTTTAGGTTTAGAGGCAGGAAAAGCAGTTATGGACATGGGTCTAGAACCTCATATTGTAGAGTTTGCTCCTAAATTAATGCCAAGACAATTAGATGCTAGAAGTAGTCAAGTATTACAATTAAAGTTAGAGTCTTTAGGTTTAAATATTCATTTAAGTAAAGCAACAAATCAGATTTTAGGAAATGGTTCTATTGTAGGAATGGAGTTTGGTGAAGATGATGTTCTAAACGTAGATATGTTAGTAATTTCTGCAGGAATTAGACCAAGAGATGAACTTGGAAAAACTTCTGGTTTAGAAATGGGAGCTAGAGGAGGAATTATTGTAAACAATAAAATGCAAACTTCTGATGAGAATATTTTTGCAATTGGTGAGGTTGCTTTGTATAATAAAATGATTTATGGTTTAGTTGCTCCAGGTTATGATATGGCTGGAGTTGCTGTAAATCAAATTATTGGAGAAAAAGAAAATGTAATGCCAGAAGATATAGATATGTCTACCAAGTTAAAATTAATTGGTGTAGATGTGGCAAGTTTTGGAGAACCTTTTATGCCAGCATCAAAAGGGCATTCTATCATATTTGAAAATAAAACACAACATTTATATAAGAGAATTAATGTTAGTCATGATGGTAAAAGGTTGTTAGGAGGAATTTTAGTTGGAGATGCTTCAGATTATAATATGTTGCATCAGGTTTATTTAAACGGAATGAAGATTCCTGAAGATCCATCGCAATTAATTTTACCTGCAAGTGAAGGAGGTTCTTCTTTTGGAAGCGTCTTAGATTTGCCAGATACAGCACAAGTTTGTTCTTGTGAAAGTATAAGTAAAGGTGATATTTGTTGTTCAATTACAGAAGAAGATTGTAATAATTTAGGTGATGTAATTGCAAAAACTAAAGCAACAACTGGTTGTGGAGGTTGTAAACCTATGGTTGCAGATTTAGTAAATGAAACTTTAAAATCTCTTGGTAAAGAAGTAAAAGAAACCATTTGTGAGCATTTTGATTATAACAGACAAGAATTATATGATTTGGTAAAAGTGAGTAAAGTTGCTACTTATGAAGAAACTTTAAATACGTTTGGTAAAGGTCATGGTTGTGAAATTTGTAAGCCTTTAGTGGCGTCAATTTTTGCAACAGTTACAATGGAAACTGCCAATCGTCAACCAACAATTCAAGATACAAATGATCGCTTTTTGGCAAACATTCAAAGAAATGGAACGTATTCTGTGGTGCCAAGAGTTGCTGGTGGAGAAATTACTCCAGATCAATTAATTGTTATTGGAGAAGTTGCTAAAAAATACGATTTATATACCAAAATTACGGGTGGACAAAGAATAGATTTATTTGGAGCTCTAATACATGAACTTCCTTTAATTTGGAAAGAATTAATTGCTGCTGGTTTCGAAAGTGGTCATGCATATGGAAAATCTTTAAGAACTGTAAAAAGTTGTGTAGGCTCAACTTGGTGTAGATATGGTATGCATGAAAGTGTAACATTTGCTATCGAAATTGAAAACAGGTATAGAGGTTTGCGTTCTCCTCATAAATTAAAAGGAGGAGTTTCTGGTTGTATTAGAGAATGTGCAGAAGCAAGAGGTAAAGATTTTGGTTTAATTGCTGTTGATGGTGGTTGGAATTTATACGTGTGTGGAAATGGTGGAGCTACACCAAAACACGCGGTTTTATTGGCAGAACAATTAAATGATGAAACCGTTGTAAAATACTTAGATAGATTTTTAATGTTTTATATAAGAACTGCAGGACCTTTAGTAAGAACAGCTCCTTGGTTAGATAAATTAGATGGTGGAATTGAATATTTAAAACAAGTTGTTATTGAGGATTCTTTAGGAATTGCAAAAGATTTAGATATCGAAATGCAAGGTTTGGTTAACAAATACGAATGTGAATGGAAACAAGCTGTAGAAAATGAAGAAGTAATGAAACGCTTTAAACACTTTGTAAATTCTGATGATACTGATGATAACATTAAATTTGTGCCAATGCGTGGTCAAAAAATGCCAAAAGCTTGGGTGTAA
- the nirD gene encoding nitrite reductase small subunit NirD, with protein MQEVLEKYQTVLEADVNEWFKVGKTTDFPENSGACIKHKTKQIAVYNFARTGKWYATQNLCPHKMEMVLSVGMIGDKGGIPKVACPLHKKNFSLEDGANLAGEDLKIATYPVKINEGNVYIGFSD; from the coding sequence ATGCAAGAAGTACTAGAAAAATATCAAACAGTTTTAGAAGCAGATGTAAACGAATGGTTTAAGGTTGGTAAAACAACAGATTTTCCAGAAAATTCAGGGGCTTGTATTAAGCATAAAACAAAGCAGATTGCAGTTTATAATTTTGCAAGAACTGGTAAGTGGTATGCTACTCAAAATTTATGTCCTCATAAAATGGAAATGGTTTTATCTGTTGGTATGATTGGTGACAAAGGAGGGATTCCAAAAGTTGCTTGTCCATTACATAAAAAGAATTTCTCTCTAGAAGATGGGGCAAATTTAGCTGGAGAAGATTTAAAAATTGCTACATATCCTGTAAAGATTAATGAAGGAAATGTGTATATTGGCTTCTCGGATTAA